The Parvibaculaceae bacterium PLY_AMNH_Bact1 genome window below encodes:
- a CDS encoding MBL fold metallo-hydrolase (Derived by automated computational analysis using gene prediction method: Protein Homology.): MSSAHTSLGLPQFAYTKGLHDLGNGGYAYLQPDGGWGWSNAGLIVDGDEALLVDTLFDVPLTREMLDAMRAAEPKAANNIHTLVNTHHNGDHCNGNECCEGAEIIAHKLAAEAMLKEPPALLAGFLDMAPDLGDLGDFITKSFGAFDFKGVTQTLPTTTFETELTRKVGDKQVHLTHVGPAHSPGDIIAHVPSDKTVYTGDILFIEGHPIMWEGPVQNWIDACNAIMAMDVETVVPGHGPITDKRGVKAVQDYLIYTRDEARKRYDAGMSAMEACKDISFSDYDSWGDGERIIINVTTLYREFSGEEAEPDIPTLFGQMAELAKERL, from the coding sequence ATGTCATCTGCACACACATCCCTGGGCCTTCCCCAGTTTGCCTACACCAAAGGCCTCCATGATCTGGGAAATGGCGGCTACGCATACCTGCAGCCAGATGGCGGCTGGGGATGGTCGAATGCAGGCCTCATCGTAGACGGCGACGAAGCCTTACTTGTCGACACATTGTTTGACGTGCCGCTCACCCGTGAAATGTTGGATGCCATGCGCGCTGCGGAACCCAAAGCGGCAAACAACATCCACACGCTTGTGAACACCCATCACAATGGGGATCACTGCAATGGAAATGAATGCTGCGAAGGCGCAGAAATCATCGCCCACAAACTGGCTGCCGAAGCCATGTTGAAAGAACCACCAGCCTTGCTCGCTGGCTTTCTGGATATGGCACCGGATCTGGGCGATCTGGGTGACTTCATCACCAAGAGCTTCGGCGCCTTTGACTTTAAAGGGGTCACTCAAACGCTGCCGACCACAACATTCGAAACGGAACTCACCCGAAAGGTCGGTGACAAACAGGTGCATCTTACCCATGTCGGTCCCGCGCACTCGCCGGGCGATATCATCGCGCATGTTCCGTCCGACAAAACTGTTTATACCGGCGACATTCTCTTCATCGAGGGGCACCCCATCATGTGGGAGGGCCCTGTGCAAAACTGGATTGATGCCTGCAACGCCATCATGGCCATGGATGTGGAGACAGTGGTGCCAGGCCACGGCCCCATTACCGACAAACGCGGCGTAAAAGCTGTGCAGGACTATCTGATCTACACAAGAGACGAAGCTAGGAAACGCTATGACGCGGGGATGAGCGCCATGGAGGCCTGCAAGGACATCAGTTTCTCAGACTATGACAGCTGGGGGGACGGCGAGCGCATCATCATCAACGTGACCACACTCTACCGGGAGTTCTCAGGCGAAGAAGCTGAACCCGACATCCCCACCCTATTCGGCCAGATGGCGGAACTTGCCAAAGAGCGCCTGTGA
- a CDS encoding glutathione S-transferase family protein (Derived by automated computational analysis using gene prediction method: Protein Homology.), producing MLTLFEHPLSPYAQKNKIALREKNIEFELATPDAIGSGDAGGEFLKANPRGEVPALLDDGFAIFDSTIILEYLEDKWPTPALLPATPGERARVRMIEDVMDTHFEAINWGLGEIAYFKRVEGVEAETILAKAASQTQGFFTWLEEQLGDADWFNGDTFGWGDLSVIPYVNGSASFGNTPPSGSRLEAWAARANARAAIAQTAKEATASIEGMTRVADIVEQGLFKREYRDHRLEWMVKTAGLDVIAKGLDKNNIRFSNDFS from the coding sequence ATGCTGACGCTTTTTGAACATCCACTTTCGCCCTATGCGCAGAAAAACAAAATCGCACTCCGCGAAAAAAATATTGAGTTTGAGCTGGCCACACCTGATGCCATTGGCTCAGGCGACGCGGGCGGGGAATTCCTTAAAGCCAATCCACGCGGTGAAGTGCCGGCGCTCCTAGACGATGGGTTCGCTATCTTCGACAGCACGATCATCCTGGAATATCTGGAAGACAAATGGCCCACACCCGCCCTTTTGCCAGCAACCCCTGGTGAGCGCGCCCGCGTGCGTATGATCGAAGACGTGATGGACACACATTTCGAAGCCATCAACTGGGGCCTGGGAGAGATCGCCTATTTTAAGCGCGTCGAAGGCGTTGAGGCCGAGACAATCTTGGCCAAAGCAGCAAGCCAAACCCAGGGCTTCTTCACCTGGCTGGAAGAACAGTTGGGCGACGCCGACTGGTTCAACGGTGACACGTTCGGATGGGGTGATCTTTCGGTCATTCCATATGTCAATGGCTCTGCGTCCTTTGGCAACACGCCACCCTCCGGATCAAGACTTGAAGCCTGGGCCGCGCGCGCGAATGCACGAGCCGCCATTGCCCAGACCGCCAAAGAGGCCACAGCCAGCATCGAGGGCATGACGAGGGTAGCAGACATTGTCGAGCAAGGTCTTTTCAAGCGGGAATATCGCGATCACCGGTTGGAATGGATGGTGAAGACCGCCGGTCTCGATGTGATCGCCAAAGGCCTCGACAAAAACAACATCCGCTTTTCAAACGACTTTTCCTAA
- a CDS encoding glutathione S-transferase family protein (Derived by automated computational analysis using gene prediction method: Protein Homology.) gives MTDMQNAILFHQYDISPFSEKVRVAFGIKGLTWYAVDQPVIMPKPELTTLTGGYRKIPVMQIGADIYCDTQLILREIEKRFPTPSLFVGGDRALGWGMGLWTDRVLFQAAVAVIFGTTEGFADEAFMKDREKLMGRPFNTDEMRAGAPMMMEQLRAQLDWLEEQLSDGRAFLMGADAGIADVNAFYNLAFIRWIAPAGAAVIDAFTNVVAWEKRIQDIGHGDRQELSREEALDIARDMSSTEAETADQGEPNGLMPGDQVHVMADDYGRDPIAGQLVSSSAQHVAIKRNDPRIGDVVVHFPRAGFFVMKAG, from the coding sequence ATGACCGATATGCAAAACGCGATTCTCTTCCATCAATATGACATCTCACCCTTCTCGGAAAAAGTCCGCGTCGCGTTTGGCATCAAGGGGCTCACTTGGTACGCCGTCGATCAACCCGTCATCATGCCGAAGCCTGAGCTGACGACGCTCACCGGTGGCTACCGGAAAATTCCGGTCATGCAGATCGGGGCCGACATCTATTGCGACACCCAGCTCATCCTGCGTGAAATCGAGAAGCGCTTTCCAACGCCGTCACTTTTTGTAGGTGGCGACAGAGCGCTGGGCTGGGGCATGGGGCTCTGGACCGACCGGGTGCTGTTCCAGGCCGCTGTCGCCGTCATCTTCGGCACCACAGAAGGCTTTGCCGACGAAGCCTTTATGAAGGACCGGGAAAAACTGATGGGCCGCCCCTTCAACACAGACGAGATGAGAGCCGGCGCACCCATGATGATGGAACAACTGCGCGCTCAACTCGATTGGCTGGAAGAGCAACTCTCAGATGGCCGTGCCTTCCTGATGGGAGCAGATGCGGGCATTGCCGACGTCAACGCCTTTTACAACCTTGCTTTCATCCGCTGGATCGCGCCAGCAGGCGCCGCGGTGATCGACGCTTTTACGAACGTCGTTGCCTGGGAGAAGCGCATTCAGGATATCGGCCATGGTGACAGACAGGAGCTAAGTCGCGAAGAAGCCCTGGACATAGCCAGAGACATGAGCAGCACGGAGGCAGAAACTGCCGATCAGGGTGAGCCTAACGGGCTGATGCCGGGCGATCAGGTGCATGTCATGGCTGACGATTATGGTCGTGACCCAATTGCAGGTCAGCTCGTCTCCTCCTCTGCGCAACACGTTGCCATCAAGCGCAATGATCCGCGCATTGGCGATGTAGTCGTACACTTCCCGCGGGCAGGCTTCTTTGTGATGAAGGCGGGCTGA
- a CDS encoding GNAT family N-acetyltransferase (Derived by automated computational analysis using gene prediction method: Protein Homology.), protein MDQRFKKSLLTLPHAGFPKLEAAATAEGHAFLKRMQDDWEAGTNRFSRPGEYVVGISLGDELVAIGGLNKDPYAIEATTGRLRHLYVSTDHRRCGVGRGLVDTLLSQAGSYYHRIRLRTDSAEAAAFYESYGFQPTREPDATHSLRLNT, encoded by the coding sequence ATGGACCAAAGGTTCAAGAAGTCCCTACTGACCTTGCCACATGCAGGTTTTCCAAAACTCGAAGCAGCGGCAACAGCAGAGGGGCATGCGTTTCTGAAACGCATGCAAGACGATTGGGAGGCGGGGACAAACCGTTTCTCACGTCCAGGTGAATATGTCGTCGGCATTAGCTTGGGCGACGAACTGGTCGCTATAGGAGGCCTCAACAAGGACCCTTACGCAATTGAGGCGACAACCGGACGCCTGCGACACCTTTATGTCTCGACAGACCATCGCCGTTGCGGTGTTGGACGTGGCTTGGTCGACACATTGCTCTCCCAAGCCGGAAGCTACTACCACAGAATACGCCTCCGCACGGACAGCGCGGAGGCGGCAGCATTTTATGAAAGCTATGGGTTCCAACCGACCCGAGAACCGGACGCGACCCACAGCCTTCGTCTCAATACGTGA
- a CDS encoding glucose 1-dehydrogenase (Derived by automated computational analysis using gene prediction method: Protein Homology. GO_function: GO:0016491 - oxidoreductase activity [Evidence IEA]): MGRLDNKVALVTGGGSGIGRGAAIAMAAEGAKVLVTDIDVEGGEETVAKIKEAGGSAKFSPQDVTDEARWGEVVAIAVESFGGLHVLLNNAGIAIGAPVTEMSLEDWRVQTAINIDGVFLGCKYAIPAMTESGSGSIINVSSVAGLGGAPGLSGYCATKGAVRLFSKAVALECAQAGNNIRSNSVHPGIIDTAIWTKSIIDNDTFGNSEAIVEGANAIDPDTLASLSVPGGKAGLPADIAAGVVFLASDESRYMTGTELVIDGGMTAN, from the coding sequence ATGGGACGTCTGGACAATAAGGTGGCATTGGTGACTGGCGGTGGCAGCGGTATTGGCCGAGGTGCGGCCATCGCTATGGCAGCTGAGGGGGCAAAAGTGCTCGTCACCGATATTGATGTTGAGGGCGGTGAGGAAACGGTTGCGAAAATCAAGGAAGCGGGCGGTTCTGCCAAATTTTCTCCTCAGGACGTGACCGACGAGGCCCGCTGGGGTGAAGTTGTGGCGATTGCTGTAGAAAGTTTTGGCGGACTTCATGTGTTGCTCAACAATGCAGGCATCGCGATCGGCGCGCCTGTTACAGAAATGAGCCTTGAAGATTGGCGTGTCCAGACAGCCATCAATATTGATGGGGTGTTTCTTGGCTGCAAATACGCGATCCCGGCAATGACGGAAAGCGGCAGCGGTTCAATCATCAATGTGTCGTCGGTTGCGGGGCTGGGCGGTGCGCCGGGTCTGTCGGGCTATTGTGCCACCAAGGGCGCGGTTCGCCTTTTCTCCAAGGCGGTTGCGCTAGAATGTGCGCAGGCTGGAAACAATATTCGCAGCAATTCGGTTCACCCCGGCATTATCGATACGGCGATCTGGACGAAATCCATTATAGATAATGACACGTTCGGTAATTCTGAAGCGATTGTAGAAGGTGCCAATGCTATTGATCCAGATACGCTTGCCTCCCTTAGTGTCCCTGGCGGTAAGGCAGGGCTTCCCGCAGACATTGCTGCTGGTGTGGTCTTCCTGGCATCAGATGAGTCCCGCTATATGACAGGCACAGAACTTGTCATTGATGGTGGCATGACCGCCAACTGA
- a CDS encoding TetR/AcrR family transcriptional regulator (Derived by automated computational analysis using gene prediction method: Protein Homology.), with protein MSVGASENLTVTEQLSRRSRKKEQTRRGIFSAAMKLFADRDYDAVTIEDICERADVAKATFFLHFPNKAALLTEFNERLTANLQERLINVPGSAEDKLRFMVSALVDDWEQNAEIMRKMVREFLNQPSLPEAATEANEGLLDLITNIVKEGQQAREFGTKVAPELVAAALVASWGSFVSAWSNNREDIPKSAGEDLLDIMLNGLKT; from the coding sequence GTGAGTGTGGGAGCATCTGAAAACTTGACGGTCACTGAGCAGCTGTCTCGCCGATCACGCAAAAAGGAACAGACCCGGCGAGGCATATTTTCCGCTGCAATGAAGCTCTTTGCAGACCGCGATTATGACGCTGTGACGATTGAGGATATCTGCGAGCGCGCAGACGTCGCCAAAGCAACTTTCTTCCTCCACTTCCCCAACAAAGCGGCACTGCTTACCGAATTCAACGAGCGTTTGACCGCAAATCTTCAAGAGCGCCTCATCAATGTGCCCGGCAGCGCGGAAGATAAACTTCGCTTCATGGTGAGTGCTCTGGTTGATGATTGGGAGCAGAATGCAGAAATCATGCGCAAGATGGTTCGTGAGTTTCTCAACCAGCCATCGCTGCCAGAAGCCGCCACTGAAGCCAATGAAGGCCTGCTCGATCTCATCACCAATATCGTCAAAGAAGGACAGCAGGCACGTGAATTCGGCACCAAGGTAGCACCTGAGTTAGTAGCCGCAGCGCTCGTCGCAAGCTGGGGGTCTTTCGTATCCGCTTGGAGTAATAACCGGGAAGACATTCCCAAATCAGCGGGAGAAGACCTACTCGACATCATGCTGAACGGCCTAAAGACATAA
- a CDS encoding LLM class flavin-dependent oxidoreductase (Derived by automated computational analysis using gene prediction method: Protein Homology.) yields the protein MPGPKLRFGAFIAPFHALDENPSLAMHRDMELVEWMDKLGYDEAWIGEHHSAAFEVIASPELFIAAAAERTKNIRFGTGVSSLPYHHPLMLADRINQLDHMTRGRVMFGVGPGSLPSDAFMMGIDVQTQRDKMDEALEVLVPLLRGETVTHKSDWFELNEAHLQMTPYSRPSVEIATASQVSPTGATAAGRLGLSLLSLGATSSGGFNALASNWAIAEEKAKDHGNVMDRSGWRLVGPMHIAETREQARADVEFGLKNWLAYFREVAALPLAPDDAGDPVDALIESGLAVIGTPEDAIAQLDRLETQSGGYGAFLFMAHNWANFERTKNSYELMARYVMPKFQGLNTNREQSYAWARDNHETFMGAAIAAVGTRIAKHIEEKGTENISPDILAAAAEMHKTDAAE from the coding sequence ATGCCTGGACCAAAACTACGCTTCGGTGCGTTCATCGCGCCTTTCCACGCACTTGATGAAAACCCGTCACTAGCAATGCACCGCGATATGGAACTGGTCGAGTGGATGGATAAGCTCGGCTATGACGAAGCCTGGATTGGTGAACACCATTCAGCGGCTTTTGAGGTGATCGCAAGTCCAGAATTGTTCATTGCCGCAGCGGCTGAGCGCACAAAGAACATTCGCTTCGGCACCGGCGTCTCTTCACTCCCCTATCACCACCCGCTGATGCTGGCAGACCGTATCAATCAGCTTGACCACATGACTCGTGGTCGCGTGATGTTCGGCGTCGGGCCTGGATCGCTGCCGTCCGACGCGTTCATGATGGGCATCGACGTGCAGACCCAGCGCGACAAGATGGATGAAGCACTTGAGGTGCTGGTCCCCTTGCTGCGCGGCGAGACCGTGACACACAAGTCTGACTGGTTTGAACTCAACGAAGCCCATCTGCAGATGACGCCTTATTCCCGTCCATCTGTCGAAATAGCCACCGCAAGCCAGGTCTCGCCAACCGGAGCGACAGCCGCAGGTCGTCTTGGCCTCAGCCTTCTCTCTCTCGGTGCCACGTCATCTGGCGGCTTCAACGCCCTTGCGTCCAACTGGGCCATCGCAGAAGAAAAAGCCAAGGACCATGGCAACGTCATGGATCGCTCTGGCTGGCGCCTTGTCGGCCCCATGCATATTGCGGAAACAAGAGAACAGGCACGGGCAGATGTGGAGTTTGGCCTCAAAAACTGGCTGGCCTATTTCCGGGAAGTCGCAGCCCTCCCGCTGGCACCCGACGACGCAGGCGATCCGGTGGACGCATTGATTGAATCCGGCCTTGCCGTTATCGGCACGCCGGAAGACGCCATCGCACAGCTCGACCGCCTCGAAACACAATCAGGCGGGTATGGTGCCTTCCTCTTTATGGCGCATAACTGGGCCAATTTCGAACGCACCAAAAACTCCTATGAATTGATGGCGCGTTACGTGATGCCGAAGTTCCAGGGTCTCAACACCAATCGCGAACAGTCTTACGCCTGGGCACGCGACAATCACGAGACCTTTATGGGCGCAGCTATCGCGGCGGTGGGAACACGCATCGCCAAGCATATCGAGGAAAAGGGCACAGAGAATATCAGCCCGGACATCCTCGCTGCTGCGGCCGAAATGCACAAAACAGACGCAGCTGAGTAA